From Nymphaea colorata isolate Beijing-Zhang1983 chromosome 6, ASM883128v2, whole genome shotgun sequence, a single genomic window includes:
- the LOC116255839 gene encoding histone H2B-like has translation MAPKGEKKPAEKKPAAEKPTEEKKTVAEKAPAEKKPKAEKRLPKEGAAGDKKKKKKAKKSTETYKIYIFKVLKQVHPDIGISSKAMGIMNSFINDIFEKLAQEASRLARYNKKPTITSREIQTSVRLVLPGELAKHAVSEGTKAVTKYTSS, from the coding sequence ATGGCGCCTAAGGGCGAGAAGAAGCCAGCGGAGAAGAAGCCGGCGGCCGAGAAGCCGACGGAGGAGAAGAAGACGGTGGCAGAGAAGGCTCCCGCCGAGAAGAAGCCGAAGGCGGAAAAGCGGCTGCCTAAGGAAGGCGCTGCCGgtgacaagaagaagaagaagaaggcaaagaagagCACCGAGACGTACAAGATCTACATATTCAAGGTGCTGAAGCAGGTGCATCCCGACATTGGCATATCCAGCAAGGCCATGGGAATCATGAACTCCTTCATCAACGACATTTTCGAGAAGCTCGCCCAGGAGGCCTCCCGTCTCGCCCGGTACAACAAGAAGCCCACAATCACTTCCCGGGAGATCCAGACCTCCGTCCGCCTCGTGCTCCCTGGGGAGCTTGCGAAGCACGCCGTCTCCGAAGGGACCAAGGCCGTCACCAAGTACACGAGCTCTTGA
- the LOC116255842 gene encoding actin-depolymerizing factor 1 — protein MANAASGMAVSDDCKLKFLELKAKRTYRYVVFKIEEKQKQVIVETLGGPTESYEDFAASLPTNECRYAVYDFDFVTEENCQKSKIFFIAWSPDTARVRSKMLYASSKDRFKRELDGIQVELQATDPTEMGLDVFRGRAN, from the exons ATG GCAAATGCAGCTTCAGGAATGGCAGTCAGTGATGACTGCAAACTGAAGTTCTTGGAATTGAAGGCAAAAAGGACCTACCGGTACGTTGTCTTCAAGATTGAGGAGAAGCAAAAGCAGGTCATTGTCGAAACGCTTGGAGGACCAACTGAGAGTTACGAGGATTTTGCTGCAAGTCTTCCAACAAATGAGTGCCGATATGCTGTTtatgattttgattttgtaaCTGAAGAGAATTGCCAGAAGAGCAAGATTTTCTTCATTGCATG GTCTCCAGATACCGCAAGAGTGAGGAGCAAGATGCTGTATGCTAGCTCAAAGGACAGATTCAAGAGAGAACTTGATGGCATCCAGGTTGAATTGCAAGCAACAGATCCTACTGAGATGGGCCTTGATGTTTTCAGAGGGCGTGCAAACTAA